The proteins below come from a single Ictidomys tridecemlineatus isolate mIctTri1 chromosome 8, mIctTri1.hap1, whole genome shotgun sequence genomic window:
- the Mdga1 gene encoding MAM domain-containing glycosylphosphatidylinositol anchor protein 1 isoform X3 has product MEVTCLLLLALIPFHCRGQGVYAPAQAQIVHAGQACVVKEDNVSERVYTIREGDTLVLQCLVTGHPRPQVRWTKTAGSASDKFQETSVFNETLRIERIARTQGGRYYCKAENGVGVPAIKSIRVDVQYLDEPVLTVHQTVSDVRGNFYQEKTVFLRCTVNSNPPARFIWKRGSDTLSHSQDNGVDIYEPLYTQGETKVLKLKNLRPQDYASYTCQVSVRNVCGIPDKAITFRLTNTTAPPALKLSVNETLVVNPGENVTVQCLLTGGDPLPQLQWSHGPGPLPLGALAQGGTLSIPSAQARDSGYYNCTATNNVGNPAKKTVNLLVRSMKNATFQITPDVIKESENIQLGQDLKLSCHVDAVPQEKVTYQWFKNGKPARMSKRLLVTRNDPELPAVTSSLELIDLHFSDYGTYLCMASFPGAPVPDLSVEVNISSETVPPTISVPKGRAVVTVREGSPAELQCEVRGKPRPPVLWSRVDKEAALLPSGLPLEETADGKLRLERVSRDMSGTYRCQTARYNGFNVRPREAQVQLNVQFPPEVEPTSQDVRQALGRPVLLRCSLLRGSPQRIASAVWRFKGQLLPPPAVLPAAAEAPDHAELRLDAVTRESSGSYECSVSNDVGSAACLFQVSATSCPRTTPTYCSGRRGSRTLLTLCSTTDSVSASYEVRLTPYTTFGAGDMASRIIHYTEPINSPNLSDNTCHFEDEKICGYTQDLTDNFDWTRQNALTQNPKRSPNTGPPTDISGTPEGYYMFIETSRPRELGDRARLVSPLYNASAKFYCVSFFYHMYGKHIGSLNLLVRSRNKGALDTHAWSLSGNKGNVWQQAHVPINPSGPFQIIFEGVRGSGYLGDIAIDDVTLKKGECPRKQMDPNKVVVMPGSRAPHGSSPQLWGPVVLFLLAMQR; this is encoded by the exons CTCCAGCCCAGGCCCAGATCGTGCACGCGGGCCAGGCGTGTGTGGTGAAGGAGGACAACGTCAGCGAGCGAGTCTACACCATCCGGGAGGGGGACACCCTCGTGCTGCAGTGCCTGGTCACGGGACACCCCCGGCCCCAG GTGCGGTGGACCAAGACCGCGGGCAGCGCGTCCGACAAGTTCCAGGAGACGTCGGTGTTCAACGAGACCCTGCGCATCGAGCGCATCGCGCGCACGCAGGGTGGTCGCTACTACTGCAAGGCGGAGAACGGCGTGGGCGTGCCGGCCATCAAGTCCATCCGCGTGGACGTGCAGT ACCTGGACGAGCCAGTGCTGACGGTGCATCAGACCGTGAGTGACGTGCGAGGCAACTTCTACCAGGAGAAGACGGTGTTCCTGCGCTGCACGGTCAACTCCAACCCGCCCGCCCGCTTCATCTGGAAGCGGGGCTCGGACACCCTGTCCCACAGCCAGGACAACGGGGTGGACATCTATGAGCCCCTCTACACCCAG GGGGAGACCAAGGTCCTGAAGCTGAAGAACCTGCGGCCCCAGGACTATGCCAGCTACACCTGCCAGGTGTCTGTACGTAACGTGTGTGGCATCCCAGACAAGGCCATCACCTTCCGGCTCACCAACACCACGG CACCGCCAGCCCTCAAGTTGTCTGTGAACGAAACTCTGGTGGTGAACCCTGGGGAGAACGTGACGGTGCAGTGTCTGCTGACAGGCGGGGACCCCCTGCCCCAGCTGCAGTGGTCCCACGGGCCTGGCCCACTGCCCCTGGGTGCTCTGGCCCAGGGTGGCACCCTCAGCATCCCGTCAGCGCAGGCCCGGGACTCCGGCTACTACAACTGCACAGCCACCAACAACGTGGGCAACCCTGCCAAGAAGACCGTCAACCTGCTGGTGCGAT CCATGAAGAACGCCACCTTCCAGATCACCCCCGACGTGATCAAGGAGAGCGAGAACATCCAGCTGGGACAGGACCTGAAGCTGTCCTGCCACGTGGATGCAGTGCCCCAGGAGAAGGTGACCTACCAGTGGTTCAAGAACGGCAAGCCAGCACGCATGTCCAAGAGGCTGCTGGTGACCCGCAATGACCCCGAGTTGCCTGCCGTCACCAGCAGCCTGGAGCTCATCGACCTGCACTTCAGCGACTACGGCACCTACCTGTGCATGGCCTCCTTCCCCGGGGCGCCGGTGCCCGACCTCAGCGTGGAGGTCAACATCTCCTCTGAGACAG TGCCGCCCACCATCAGCGTGCCCAAGGGCAGGGCGGTGGTGACCGTGCGCGAGGGCTCCCCCGCGGAGCTCCAATGCGAGGTGCGAGGCAAGCCCCGGCCGCCCGTGCTCTGGTCCCGCGTGGACAAGGAGGCTGCCCTGCTGCCCTCGGGGCTGCCCCTGGAGGAGACCGCCGATGGGAAGCTGCGGCTGGAGCGCGTGAGCCGGGACATGAGCGGGACCTACCGCTGCCAGACTGCTCGCTACAATGGCTTCAACGTGCGCCCTCGCGAGGCCCAGGTGCAGCTGAACGTGCAGT TCCCCCCGGAGGTGGAGCCCACTTCCCAGGATGTGCGCCAGGCCCTGGGCCGCCCCGTGCTCCTGCGCTGCTCGCTACTTCGAGGCAGCCCCCAGCGCATCGCCTCGGCCGTGTGGCGCTTCAAAGGGCAGCTGCTGCCGCCGCCGGCCGTCCTCCCCGCCGCCGCGGAGGCCCCGGACCACGCCGAGCTGCGCCTGGACGCCGTAACCCGTGAAAGCAGCGGCAGCTACGAGTGCAGCGTCTCCAACGACGTGGGTTCGGCGGCCTGCCTCTTCCAGGTCTCGG CCACAAGCTGTCCAAGAACTACTCCTACGTACTGCAGTGGACGCAGAGGGAGCCGGACGCTGTTGACCCTGTGCTCAACTACAGACTCAGTGTCCGCCAG CTATGAAGTCCGCCTCACGCCCTATACCACCTTTGGGGCTGGTGACATGGCTTCCCGCATCATCCACTACACAGAGC CCATCAACTCTCCGAACCTTTCAG ATAACACCTGCCACTTTGAGGACGAGAAGATCTGTGGCTACACCCAGGACCTGACAGACAACTTTGACTGGACGCGGCAGAACGCTCTCACCCAGAACCCCAAGCGCTCCCCCAATACCGGCCCCCCCACTGACATCAGTGGCACCCCTGAGG GCTACTACATGTTCATTGAGACGTCGAGGCCCCGGGAGCTGGGGGACCGTGCGAGGCTGGTGAGTCCCCTGTACAACGCCAGTGCCAAGTTCTACTGCGTGTCTTTCTTCTACCACATGTACGGGAAGCACATCG GCTCCCTCAACCTCCTTGTGCGGTCCCGGAACAAAGGGGCTCTGGACACACACGCCTGGTCCCTCAGTGGCAATAAGGGCAACGTGTGGCAGCAGGCACATGTGCCCATCAACCCCAGTGGGCCCTTCCAG ATTATTTTTGAGGGGGTTCGAGGCTCCGGCTACCTGGGGGATATTGCCATAGATGACGTCACACTGAAGAAAGGAGAGTGTCCCCGGAAGCAGATGGATCCCAATAAAG TGGTGGTGATGCCGGGCAGCAGAGCTCCCCACGGGTCCAGCCCACAGCTCTGGGGGCCCGTGGTCCTCTTCCTGTTGGCGATGCAGAGATGA
- the Mdga1 gene encoding MAM domain-containing glycosylphosphatidylinositol anchor protein 1 isoform X2 encodes MEVTCLLLLALIPFHCRGQGVYAPAQAQIVHAGQACVVKEDNVSERVYTIREGDTLVLQCLVTGHPRPQVRWTKTAGSASDKFQETSVFNETLRIERIARTQGGRYYCKAENGVGVPAIKSIRVDVQYLDEPVLTVHQTVSDVRGNFYQEKTVFLRCTVNSNPPARFIWKRGSDTLSHSQDNGVDIYEPLYTQGETKVLKLKNLRPQDYASYTCQVSVRNVCGIPDKAITFRLTNTTAPPALKLSVNETLVVNPGENVTVQCLLTGGDPLPQLQWSHGPGPLPLGALAQGGTLSIPSAQARDSGYYNCTATNNVGNPAKKTVNLLVRSMKNATFQITPDVIKESENIQLGQDLKLSCHVDAVPQEKVTYQWFKNGKPARMSKRLLVTRNDPELPAVTSSLELIDLHFSDYGTYLCMASFPGAPVPDLSVEVNISSETVPPTISVPKGRAVVTVREGSPAELQCEVRGKPRPPVLWSRVDKEAALLPSGLPLEETADGKLRLERVSRDMSGTYRCQTARYNGFNVRPREAQVQLNVQFPPEVEPTSQDVRQALGRPVLLRCSLLRGSPQRIASAVWRFKGQLLPPPAVLPAAAEAPDHAELRLDAVTRESSGSYECSVSNDVGSAACLFQVSAKAYSPEFYFDTPNPTRSHKLSKNYSYVLQWTQREPDAVDPVLNYRLSVRQLNQHNAMVKAIPVRRVEKGQLLEYLLTDLRVPHSYEVRLTPYTTFGAGDMASRIIHYTEPINSPNLSDNTCHFEDEKICGYTQDLTDNFDWTRQNALTQNPKRSPNTGPPTDISGTPEGYYMFIETSRPRELGDRARLVSPLYNASAKFYCVSFFYHMYGKHIGSLNLLVRSRNKGALDTHAWSLSGNKGNVWQQAHVPINPSGPFQIIFEGVRGSGYLGDIAIDDVTLKKGECPRKQMDPNKGVANSNSSG; translated from the exons CTCCAGCCCAGGCCCAGATCGTGCACGCGGGCCAGGCGTGTGTGGTGAAGGAGGACAACGTCAGCGAGCGAGTCTACACCATCCGGGAGGGGGACACCCTCGTGCTGCAGTGCCTGGTCACGGGACACCCCCGGCCCCAG GTGCGGTGGACCAAGACCGCGGGCAGCGCGTCCGACAAGTTCCAGGAGACGTCGGTGTTCAACGAGACCCTGCGCATCGAGCGCATCGCGCGCACGCAGGGTGGTCGCTACTACTGCAAGGCGGAGAACGGCGTGGGCGTGCCGGCCATCAAGTCCATCCGCGTGGACGTGCAGT ACCTGGACGAGCCAGTGCTGACGGTGCATCAGACCGTGAGTGACGTGCGAGGCAACTTCTACCAGGAGAAGACGGTGTTCCTGCGCTGCACGGTCAACTCCAACCCGCCCGCCCGCTTCATCTGGAAGCGGGGCTCGGACACCCTGTCCCACAGCCAGGACAACGGGGTGGACATCTATGAGCCCCTCTACACCCAG GGGGAGACCAAGGTCCTGAAGCTGAAGAACCTGCGGCCCCAGGACTATGCCAGCTACACCTGCCAGGTGTCTGTACGTAACGTGTGTGGCATCCCAGACAAGGCCATCACCTTCCGGCTCACCAACACCACGG CACCGCCAGCCCTCAAGTTGTCTGTGAACGAAACTCTGGTGGTGAACCCTGGGGAGAACGTGACGGTGCAGTGTCTGCTGACAGGCGGGGACCCCCTGCCCCAGCTGCAGTGGTCCCACGGGCCTGGCCCACTGCCCCTGGGTGCTCTGGCCCAGGGTGGCACCCTCAGCATCCCGTCAGCGCAGGCCCGGGACTCCGGCTACTACAACTGCACAGCCACCAACAACGTGGGCAACCCTGCCAAGAAGACCGTCAACCTGCTGGTGCGAT CCATGAAGAACGCCACCTTCCAGATCACCCCCGACGTGATCAAGGAGAGCGAGAACATCCAGCTGGGACAGGACCTGAAGCTGTCCTGCCACGTGGATGCAGTGCCCCAGGAGAAGGTGACCTACCAGTGGTTCAAGAACGGCAAGCCAGCACGCATGTCCAAGAGGCTGCTGGTGACCCGCAATGACCCCGAGTTGCCTGCCGTCACCAGCAGCCTGGAGCTCATCGACCTGCACTTCAGCGACTACGGCACCTACCTGTGCATGGCCTCCTTCCCCGGGGCGCCGGTGCCCGACCTCAGCGTGGAGGTCAACATCTCCTCTGAGACAG TGCCGCCCACCATCAGCGTGCCCAAGGGCAGGGCGGTGGTGACCGTGCGCGAGGGCTCCCCCGCGGAGCTCCAATGCGAGGTGCGAGGCAAGCCCCGGCCGCCCGTGCTCTGGTCCCGCGTGGACAAGGAGGCTGCCCTGCTGCCCTCGGGGCTGCCCCTGGAGGAGACCGCCGATGGGAAGCTGCGGCTGGAGCGCGTGAGCCGGGACATGAGCGGGACCTACCGCTGCCAGACTGCTCGCTACAATGGCTTCAACGTGCGCCCTCGCGAGGCCCAGGTGCAGCTGAACGTGCAGT TCCCCCCGGAGGTGGAGCCCACTTCCCAGGATGTGCGCCAGGCCCTGGGCCGCCCCGTGCTCCTGCGCTGCTCGCTACTTCGAGGCAGCCCCCAGCGCATCGCCTCGGCCGTGTGGCGCTTCAAAGGGCAGCTGCTGCCGCCGCCGGCCGTCCTCCCCGCCGCCGCGGAGGCCCCGGACCACGCCGAGCTGCGCCTGGACGCCGTAACCCGTGAAAGCAGCGGCAGCTACGAGTGCAGCGTCTCCAACGACGTGGGTTCGGCGGCCTGCCTCTTCCAGGTCTCGG CCAAAGCCTACAGCCCGGAGTTTTACTTCgacacccccaaccccacccgCAGCCACAAGCTGTCCAAGAACTACTCCTACGTACTGCAGTGGACGCAGAGGGAGCCGGACGCTGTTGACCCTGTGCTCAACTACAGACTCAGTGTCCGCCAG TTGAACCAGCACAATGCCATGGTCAAGGCCATCCCTGTGCGGCGTGTGGAGAAGGGGCAGCTGCTGGAATATCTCCTGACTGATCTCCGTGTGCCCCACAGCTATGAAGTCCGCCTCACGCCCTATACCACCTTTGGGGCTGGTGACATGGCTTCCCGCATCATCCACTACACAGAGC CCATCAACTCTCCGAACCTTTCAG ATAACACCTGCCACTTTGAGGACGAGAAGATCTGTGGCTACACCCAGGACCTGACAGACAACTTTGACTGGACGCGGCAGAACGCTCTCACCCAGAACCCCAAGCGCTCCCCCAATACCGGCCCCCCCACTGACATCAGTGGCACCCCTGAGG GCTACTACATGTTCATTGAGACGTCGAGGCCCCGGGAGCTGGGGGACCGTGCGAGGCTGGTGAGTCCCCTGTACAACGCCAGTGCCAAGTTCTACTGCGTGTCTTTCTTCTACCACATGTACGGGAAGCACATCG GCTCCCTCAACCTCCTTGTGCGGTCCCGGAACAAAGGGGCTCTGGACACACACGCCTGGTCCCTCAGTGGCAATAAGGGCAACGTGTGGCAGCAGGCACATGTGCCCATCAACCCCAGTGGGCCCTTCCAG ATTATTTTTGAGGGGGTTCGAGGCTCCGGCTACCTGGGGGATATTGCCATAGATGACGTCACACTGAAGAAAGGAGAGTGTCCCCGGAAGCAGATGGATCCCAATAAAG GTGTTGCCAATTCTAACAGTTCCGGTTGA
- the Mdga1 gene encoding MAM domain-containing glycosylphosphatidylinositol anchor protein 1 isoform X1, which translates to MEVTCLLLLALIPFHCRGQGVYAPAQAQIVHAGQACVVKEDNVSERVYTIREGDTLVLQCLVTGHPRPQVRWTKTAGSASDKFQETSVFNETLRIERIARTQGGRYYCKAENGVGVPAIKSIRVDVQYLDEPVLTVHQTVSDVRGNFYQEKTVFLRCTVNSNPPARFIWKRGSDTLSHSQDNGVDIYEPLYTQGETKVLKLKNLRPQDYASYTCQVSVRNVCGIPDKAITFRLTNTTAPPALKLSVNETLVVNPGENVTVQCLLTGGDPLPQLQWSHGPGPLPLGALAQGGTLSIPSAQARDSGYYNCTATNNVGNPAKKTVNLLVRSMKNATFQITPDVIKESENIQLGQDLKLSCHVDAVPQEKVTYQWFKNGKPARMSKRLLVTRNDPELPAVTSSLELIDLHFSDYGTYLCMASFPGAPVPDLSVEVNISSETVPPTISVPKGRAVVTVREGSPAELQCEVRGKPRPPVLWSRVDKEAALLPSGLPLEETADGKLRLERVSRDMSGTYRCQTARYNGFNVRPREAQVQLNVQFPPEVEPTSQDVRQALGRPVLLRCSLLRGSPQRIASAVWRFKGQLLPPPAVLPAAAEAPDHAELRLDAVTRESSGSYECSVSNDVGSAACLFQVSAKAYSPEFYFDTPNPTRSHKLSKNYSYVLQWTQREPDAVDPVLNYRLSVRQLNQHNAMVKAIPVRRVEKGQLLEYLLTDLRVPHSYEVRLTPYTTFGAGDMASRIIHYTEPINSPNLSDNTCHFEDEKICGYTQDLTDNFDWTRQNALTQNPKRSPNTGPPTDISGTPEGYYMFIETSRPRELGDRARLVSPLYNASAKFYCVSFFYHMYGKHIGSLNLLVRSRNKGALDTHAWSLSGNKGNVWQQAHVPINPSGPFQIIFEGVRGSGYLGDIAIDDVTLKKGECPRKQMDPNKVVVMPGSRAPHGSSPQLWGPVVLFLLAMQR; encoded by the exons CTCCAGCCCAGGCCCAGATCGTGCACGCGGGCCAGGCGTGTGTGGTGAAGGAGGACAACGTCAGCGAGCGAGTCTACACCATCCGGGAGGGGGACACCCTCGTGCTGCAGTGCCTGGTCACGGGACACCCCCGGCCCCAG GTGCGGTGGACCAAGACCGCGGGCAGCGCGTCCGACAAGTTCCAGGAGACGTCGGTGTTCAACGAGACCCTGCGCATCGAGCGCATCGCGCGCACGCAGGGTGGTCGCTACTACTGCAAGGCGGAGAACGGCGTGGGCGTGCCGGCCATCAAGTCCATCCGCGTGGACGTGCAGT ACCTGGACGAGCCAGTGCTGACGGTGCATCAGACCGTGAGTGACGTGCGAGGCAACTTCTACCAGGAGAAGACGGTGTTCCTGCGCTGCACGGTCAACTCCAACCCGCCCGCCCGCTTCATCTGGAAGCGGGGCTCGGACACCCTGTCCCACAGCCAGGACAACGGGGTGGACATCTATGAGCCCCTCTACACCCAG GGGGAGACCAAGGTCCTGAAGCTGAAGAACCTGCGGCCCCAGGACTATGCCAGCTACACCTGCCAGGTGTCTGTACGTAACGTGTGTGGCATCCCAGACAAGGCCATCACCTTCCGGCTCACCAACACCACGG CACCGCCAGCCCTCAAGTTGTCTGTGAACGAAACTCTGGTGGTGAACCCTGGGGAGAACGTGACGGTGCAGTGTCTGCTGACAGGCGGGGACCCCCTGCCCCAGCTGCAGTGGTCCCACGGGCCTGGCCCACTGCCCCTGGGTGCTCTGGCCCAGGGTGGCACCCTCAGCATCCCGTCAGCGCAGGCCCGGGACTCCGGCTACTACAACTGCACAGCCACCAACAACGTGGGCAACCCTGCCAAGAAGACCGTCAACCTGCTGGTGCGAT CCATGAAGAACGCCACCTTCCAGATCACCCCCGACGTGATCAAGGAGAGCGAGAACATCCAGCTGGGACAGGACCTGAAGCTGTCCTGCCACGTGGATGCAGTGCCCCAGGAGAAGGTGACCTACCAGTGGTTCAAGAACGGCAAGCCAGCACGCATGTCCAAGAGGCTGCTGGTGACCCGCAATGACCCCGAGTTGCCTGCCGTCACCAGCAGCCTGGAGCTCATCGACCTGCACTTCAGCGACTACGGCACCTACCTGTGCATGGCCTCCTTCCCCGGGGCGCCGGTGCCCGACCTCAGCGTGGAGGTCAACATCTCCTCTGAGACAG TGCCGCCCACCATCAGCGTGCCCAAGGGCAGGGCGGTGGTGACCGTGCGCGAGGGCTCCCCCGCGGAGCTCCAATGCGAGGTGCGAGGCAAGCCCCGGCCGCCCGTGCTCTGGTCCCGCGTGGACAAGGAGGCTGCCCTGCTGCCCTCGGGGCTGCCCCTGGAGGAGACCGCCGATGGGAAGCTGCGGCTGGAGCGCGTGAGCCGGGACATGAGCGGGACCTACCGCTGCCAGACTGCTCGCTACAATGGCTTCAACGTGCGCCCTCGCGAGGCCCAGGTGCAGCTGAACGTGCAGT TCCCCCCGGAGGTGGAGCCCACTTCCCAGGATGTGCGCCAGGCCCTGGGCCGCCCCGTGCTCCTGCGCTGCTCGCTACTTCGAGGCAGCCCCCAGCGCATCGCCTCGGCCGTGTGGCGCTTCAAAGGGCAGCTGCTGCCGCCGCCGGCCGTCCTCCCCGCCGCCGCGGAGGCCCCGGACCACGCCGAGCTGCGCCTGGACGCCGTAACCCGTGAAAGCAGCGGCAGCTACGAGTGCAGCGTCTCCAACGACGTGGGTTCGGCGGCCTGCCTCTTCCAGGTCTCGG CCAAAGCCTACAGCCCGGAGTTTTACTTCgacacccccaaccccacccgCAGCCACAAGCTGTCCAAGAACTACTCCTACGTACTGCAGTGGACGCAGAGGGAGCCGGACGCTGTTGACCCTGTGCTCAACTACAGACTCAGTGTCCGCCAG TTGAACCAGCACAATGCCATGGTCAAGGCCATCCCTGTGCGGCGTGTGGAGAAGGGGCAGCTGCTGGAATATCTCCTGACTGATCTCCGTGTGCCCCACAGCTATGAAGTCCGCCTCACGCCCTATACCACCTTTGGGGCTGGTGACATGGCTTCCCGCATCATCCACTACACAGAGC CCATCAACTCTCCGAACCTTTCAG ATAACACCTGCCACTTTGAGGACGAGAAGATCTGTGGCTACACCCAGGACCTGACAGACAACTTTGACTGGACGCGGCAGAACGCTCTCACCCAGAACCCCAAGCGCTCCCCCAATACCGGCCCCCCCACTGACATCAGTGGCACCCCTGAGG GCTACTACATGTTCATTGAGACGTCGAGGCCCCGGGAGCTGGGGGACCGTGCGAGGCTGGTGAGTCCCCTGTACAACGCCAGTGCCAAGTTCTACTGCGTGTCTTTCTTCTACCACATGTACGGGAAGCACATCG GCTCCCTCAACCTCCTTGTGCGGTCCCGGAACAAAGGGGCTCTGGACACACACGCCTGGTCCCTCAGTGGCAATAAGGGCAACGTGTGGCAGCAGGCACATGTGCCCATCAACCCCAGTGGGCCCTTCCAG ATTATTTTTGAGGGGGTTCGAGGCTCCGGCTACCTGGGGGATATTGCCATAGATGACGTCACACTGAAGAAAGGAGAGTGTCCCCGGAAGCAGATGGATCCCAATAAAG TGGTGGTGATGCCGGGCAGCAGAGCTCCCCACGGGTCCAGCCCACAGCTCTGGGGGCCCGTGGTCCTCTTCCTGTTGGCGATGCAGAGATGA